DNA from Sorex araneus isolate mSorAra2 chromosome 6, mSorAra2.pri, whole genome shotgun sequence:
CATCTACTGCAGTCAGGATTAAGTGCAGAGAGCTCTGCTGTTCTCTGTCCAGAGATTTTTCCAGCAGTAATTCTGGAAACTTTCTTCCATCAGGGCTTAACTTCGTTGACAGAGAGAAATGTTCATTGGGGCTAATGGTGTAAATCTTAAGTGAATTACTTTCTACATCTGCATCTTGAGCAGAATCCAAAGGGAACTTTACCCCTGGTAAAGCTGATTCACAGATTTCCAAATCAATGCCTTTTGCATTAAAACGTGGTGCATTGTCATTAATATCTTGGATTGCAACAATCACATGGAAAACGTTCATTGGGTTTTCAGCAACCACTTCAAATTCTAAGCCACATTCAGATTTCCTCCCGCAAATTTTCTCTCGATCTATCCTACCATTCACTAACAAATCCCCATTCTCTGCCCTCAGGGTGAAAAAGTCTTCCGCACTAACCCTCAGTTTTCGACCTGGCAACTCTTGCAAACTGAGCCTCAGATCCTTAGCGAGGTTCCCCACCCGCGAGCCCTTAGGCAGTTCCTCCGGAATGGTGTACTGGATCTGCTGGGAGATGGCTCCGCACAGCAAAGATAGGAGAAGGAAAAACAGTACCTCACTTTTCATCCCTTTGCCTTCTCTGGAGCTCCTTCGCATTTCTTGAACCCTCTGGGAAGCTTTTTTTCGAGACGTCTCTGAGATGTTTTTTAAGTATCAATGCCAGCACCCAGGACTTTAGTATTTTGAGGAAGAACTAATTTGGATACTGCTTGGAGACCGCATCCGCGATCGGTGTGCGTAGGACAAAGCAGGAAAGCACCCTGCGCGACACTCCTGCGCAGTTGAGAACTCTTCTTCCCTTTGGTCAACAGCGGCGCCCAGAGGTTGTCTGGGAAAACTGCGTGTTACCCAGCTCTTTATGCTCAGAGTATTCCTTTAGACTATATAccttgtctttttatttgttgaaaaaaaaaaaaaacacccaaacattCAATCCCTTAAACAGTGGGACTTTCTTTTTTGACATTTCATAAactgttttaatttacatttctttctcattAAACATTTCCACTTAATATAGttgctttccattttttttcagtttgggggaaaTATATGTCCAATGATTTCTCTGCACTTAAAAAATTGGCATGACGAGTGTAGATAAAATTAAGTTACTGTATTTTAATCCATATTTTAGTGTACACTTCTGTACTAATACATTTCTGTAAACCCATATCTCCCCTTATTTAGAATTTAGTGTTTGACTTTATCCATGTACATGTTATTACTTGATACTTTAAAGATACCCTTTGCAAAAATGTGAGAAAAAGACTAGCATTATTTCAAGATCTTAATTATCTcattgaaacaatatttttataaacctaatattttgttaatatgaAACAGTATTTTGCTAAAGGAGCCAATATAGTATTTGAAAACACACACAATGCATTTATATGGATGAATTTTGTGTAAGTCATATTTATAGTCATAAAAACATACCGCTTCTTTATGatagtattatatattattatgatGTATGCATTGCTCCATCAGAAAGCCAATATTCATTTTTAGTTTAGTTATACCATTAGTAAGTAAAATGCACTTGATTTGATTACTGAGAAATCTTTAGAAGTCTTTAGAGGCATTATGAGTACATATATACAGTAATTTGGAACTTGAAATTTTTTTGCTTGTgaaccacatcctgcagtgctcaggatgcagtcctggctcttcacccaggggtcactcttggtaggttttgggggactatatgagtgctggggatcgaaggtGGGTCACCTGCATatgaggcaagcactctatctgctgtgctagctctctagGCCCTGAATTTGAATTCTGGAAATGGTTTGGCACAActaaaagacaaataaatcagTTTAAACAGATTGTTCTTGGAATAAGAGAAACTTACCATTGTTTTCCCCTGTCTTCTTTTACACTTtctgttcctttttaaaaatccatccaggggctggagcgatagcacagtgggtagggtgtttaccttgcacacaatcgacccgggttcgattcccagcatcccatatggtcccctgagcatgccaggagtaattcctgagtgcatgagtcaggagtaacccctgggcaactccgggtgtgacccaaaaagcaaaaaaaaaaaatccatcgaTACTTTCTAGTGGAAAGAACTTTTGCCCATATTTTAGAGTCATTTAGAGTGAAAATGGAATATCTGAGATCTTTCACTTCTCATACAAATAGGTAGAAATTATACCACTCTTACACTCATGAGTTTTTACACGTGTATGTAGGCTGTCTTATATGGGTTCTTTCAAATTTCTCTTCTAATACCTAAAGTTGCTCTGGTACTAGCCATTGAATAGTTTTCTTTATGAATAAAGTGATATTACTACTATGAAGATTTTCCTAAAAAAGATATTCCAAAGAAtgcatcttttttctttgatgtatTTGAAAGTTTGAGTGAGAATACACTCttctgttttcaattttgttcACACACATAAGGGAGATCAAGAAACAAACactgaacaaataaaagaaagttcTTAGATTATGAGGGGGAAAAAGTTATCAGAAGATTAGGAAGAAGGGGGTAGGTAAATCATAAAGGGGGATCAGTTGTATTGTGGTGGGTGGACACAAGACTTTAGGTGACATAGTTTGTAGAGATGTTGGATTAAAAACTATACGTCTAGGGAATAGATAATAGCTAGAGATATTACAAGAGGCAAGACACTTGCTTTCACATGGACTACCTAGGTTTAAACCCCAGTCCtatatatggttcctcaagcaccaccagaagcaacctCTGTGCACTGAAATAGgataaaaccctgagcactactggatgtggccccaagaccagaaaacaaaaactatatatatatatataaaacatacataacCCAATATATTAATGAAcctttgttaaatttttaaaagtattatacaTAAAATACACTTCCAGTATACACAATAAGGACTATTGATGTGATAAAGGTATTTGACCAACCTATTTTCTGTAACTGAAAAGAATATGGGTTACTTGAATGCAGATAAGTATCATTCTATGGAAGTCTAAAATATCTagtatttatatgcatatttttgttaatttttatcagTCAGGAGAGATTAAGTAGGTTTATTCAAATAATAgggatttaaaatgaaaatgcttttcatcaaaACAAACAGATCAATGCTGAGTCAACAAAAATTGGACACTTCCTTCATAACAGTTATTCAAGGACCCAGGTAGGAgcagtaaatttctttttttcccctttttccctttgggccacatctggaagtgctcagaagttactcatggctctacactcaggaattactcctggccagtgcctggtggaccatatgggatgttagggatcgaacccaagtcaactgcatgcaaggagagTGCCTTACTTATTGCACTATCGGTCCAGCTCAGAGGCAGTCAATTTCAAAGTGAAAATGCTCACAGTCGTTTCCTCCGGGAAAAGACACATACCTTCATACACAGTACATTTGCAGAGCTAGTAACTACCTAGGTCCACACAGTCCAGACCAGAAAGTAGACCACAAAAACAGACCTATCACAGGCCAGGGGGACAGGAAATAATATTTAAGCATCAGGACTAAAGCTAATgacactttgttttattttcaaatatatgttcACTAAAGTTTTAGAATAAGCACACTGACACAATTTCTCTTAATATTCAAAAGAAATACACTCACCTGAAGTAGCTTGGGGTCTCCTTTACTTTCAAGTAAATCCTGAGATACCAAGAGGGGCTCGCTTTTCTCACAGCTCTCCTGGCTGATGAGCGTGTCCGCATAGTTGGGCTGCGGGAAGATCAGGTGGCTCTTGCGTGAGTCCGCAGTCAGAGACACCTCATGTGAGTAGGTCTGCAGGAAAGCCCGCACCCCGTCCACACCCACAAAGTGCGAGGCAGGCACGCCAGCCAAGCCGCTCGCAGAAGCCTGCAGCAGGCGTGATGCATGCCAGCGCCTCAGCCTGAGTGCCAGCAGCACAATGACGAAGGCCAGGAAGACACAGGAGACCACGGCCACAGCCACCACCAGGTAGAGCGTCAGGTCCGAGTCATCCTGCTGGGCGGGGGCACTGATGCTGCCCAGGTCTGCCAGCatatcagggatgctgtctgcgATGGCCACGGTGAGTGTGACCGTAGCTGACAGAGGGGGCCGCCCATGGTCCTGGACCCCCACCACCAGGCTCTGCTTGAGGGCATCTCTGTCCAGCAGGGCGCGTGCAGTGCGCACCTCGCCAGTGTGCAGCCCCACAGCGAACAGCCCTGGCTCACTGGCCTTGAGCAGGCGGTaggacagccaggcattctggcCTGAGTCTCTGTCCACTGCCACTACTTTGGTCACCAGGTAGCCGAGCTCTGCAGAgcgaggggccagttccaccccagTGGAGCCATCAGTGGGGAGCGTGGGGTACAGGATCTCGGGAGCATTATCATTCTGGTCCAGAATGAAGAGGCTCAGTGACACATTGCTGCTAAGTGGAGGATTCCCACTGTCACTGGCTTTCACCAGTAGCTGCAGGTCCCTAACCATTTCATAGTCGAAGGAGCGCAGTGCATACAGGACGCCAGTGTCCGAGTTGATGGAGATATAGGTGGAGAGAGGCACCCCATGGACTGTGTCCTCGACAAGTGCATAATTGACTTGGGCATTCTCAATGCTGTCAGGGTCCTGGGCAGTCACACAGAAGATAGAGGCTCCCCTCGGATTGTTTTCAGGAATATAAGTAGAGTAGGAAGAATGAGCAAAGATAGGTGGGTTATCATTGatgtctgccacatgcagggTGATATAAGTGTCTGTAGACAGAGGTGGACTTCCCCCATCTGTGGCTCTTAGAGTGATGTTATATTCCGACACTTGCTCGCGGTCCAGAGATCTGGCTGTCACTAAGCGATAATACTGCCCTActgatttttctaaattaaatggcATATTTCCCAAGATAAAAATAGTGACTTGTCCATTTTGCCCAGAATCCCGGTCATGCACATTTATAAGGGCAATTTCTCTTCCAGCACTAGCCTCTTCTGGTATTGATCCTGTGAGAGATGTGATTGTAACTTCCGGGGCATTATCATTCACATCCAAAACAGTTACCAGAACTTTAGCTCTTGAAAGGAGACCTGGTCCATCTTGCGCTTCGACTTTAATCTCATAGAACATAGCATCCTCATAATCTAGACTTTTTAATAGTGATATTTCTCCAGTCACTGAGTTGAGGTGGAAAATCTGAGCAATTTTCCCAGGCATTTTGTCTAGTACATAGGATACCTGCGCATTGAAACCTTCATCGGGGTCAGTGGCATTCACGGTAAGTAGCTGGGTGCCTACTGGCAAGTCTTCCTGGACACTTACTTGATACTCTGACCGAGTAAATACTGGTGGGTTATCATTTGCATCCAGGACTATCACTTGGATGTACAGGTTACCAGAGAGAACAGGATCGCCACCATCAGAAGCAACTAGGACAACTTGATGAACTTCCTTTTCCTCACGGTCCAGAGcctgttccagcaccaattctgGATACTTGGTCCCATCTGAGATGCTCTTCATTGCCAGAGAGAAATAATTATTGTGACTAAGCTGGTAGTTCTGCAGGGAGTTCACGCCCACATCTGCATCAAATGCAGTTTTAAGTGGAAATTGAGTTCCAGGAGCTGTCAATTCTccaatttttatttccaattcCTTTGTCAGGAAATCAGGAGCATTATCATTAATATCTTTAATTTCAATTTCCACTTCAAAAATTTTCAACTTGTCTTCAACCAGGATGTTAAATTTTACTAAGCAAGGCACACTCTGGTCGCAGAGCTCCTCCCGGTCTATCCTACCCGCGGTGACCAGGCTGCCGCGTCCTATGTTGAGAGCAAAGAGCTGCGTCCTACCTCTAGAGACGATGCGGACTCCGCGCTCCGCCAGCTCcgggggctccagccccagatccttGGCGATGTTGCCCACGAAGGAGCCTTTGTCCAGCTCTTCCAGCACCGAGTAGCGGATCTGCCCGAATCCAACCTTGCACAGCGTCCCCAGAAGTGCACACAGCAGGGCCAGCCCTCCGGTTCGGAATCTCAGGGAGTTGACCATTTCCATTGGTTGATTTTCTCTGAATTCAATTCCAATTCTCCACGACAGACTCCAATCTTATTTGAGTCTTTCCTGGGCCTAATTCCCAGGTCAAAAGAGCTGGTTGACCGATAGGGTGAGCTCAGCTCTTCTGATTCGGATttgcttcttctttatttttttagcaaCAAGGAAATGGTGGACTGGTTTTCCTGCCGCACTTTCCTCCATAAGTGGTCAACAGCGACACTCAGAGGCCTAATGGTTTCCTGCAACCTCATATAGACCCACGTTCGGATTGTTTCttacttgataattttttttttaatctttggtaTAGTGTTTATTGCATCTAACCGAACTGCTCCATGTCAAAGTGTAtggtttcaaattatttttctcaggAAATTATGCACTAGCCCTCACACCACTAAACACAGGTTCAGACTGGCCAGGGTTACTCTTTTGAAAAGTTTAAGAACCACACAGAAATGTCAATCATCTTTCTTGACTAAACTTCTTGACATTTGAACTTTATACCCTGAAATCTTAGTTTTAATGCTAAATATTTACTCCATTAATTAAGCAAGCATAAAATTGGATGTCATACAACATGTGGGATTTAAGGTAAATGATAGGACACAGCCACTTCCTTCACAGAGTAATGGAGATATAAAAGCAAGCAGTGAATTATAGTGCATTGACTTGaactgtatatttatatatatacatatcaatcAATACAGTGGGAGAAGCCAAAAGCAATGAGAGGGTCTACAATATGGACATGGAGGTTAATAAACATGAGCAGAAAGTGAGATCAGGGGTCACTAATATTAGTATTTTCTTTGCCTAAATCTATAGTGaggatatttttttaagattGGAACTAAAAGTGGTAGACAAATGTTGATTTTATATCCTTTGTATCTGCTTTCCACTatcacagaaatagaaatatcatACAATTGTCATTTTAATTGATATGAAAGACATATACTCTTATGAAGAATTACTATATATACAAAaagtactatttttaatttttattgattcatacTTTATTAGTATCTTATAAGTAGAGATTATTTTCCAGTAACTTCTAATTTTATCTGATATAGAATCATGTAGTAATAACACAATAGAATAGTGTCAGGTAAAATTTCCCCCTGTTGTCCTTAAATATAATAAGCacagcatctttaaagatgacataaAACACACAACTCCATTAGTACGTGATTACTtccaaattctaatttaaaatacaaaaacatattcTTTGTTTTCTACTATTAAGCATATAAGTAGTATACTAAAAACCAGCATCAAAAGAATAATGGGGGAGAAAGATTATGGTCTTGAGGAGAACTGAGagactggaaatatttttattgtttatttttgggaactttctcagtggtgctcagggctatacCTGCAGTGCTAGGCAGTCATGTGTTCTGTGCTGTGAATCAACTCTGGAGCCTGGTGCATGCCAGCATGTGTTTCACCCCCTTGAGCCATCACCCTAGACTTGGAAATATCTTTAATAACAACCATAAGTAGGTAAGCTTGAAGAGATATGTAGAAAGTAGATATGTAGAAAGGAgagaatatttgaatttttttgaagGGGTCACACCTTGCTATGcgtagggattactcctggctttgtgtttagggttcactcctgccagtgctcagagaccgtatgtg
Protein-coding regions in this window:
- the LOC101549287 gene encoding protocadherin gamma-A3 isoform X6, producing MEMVNSLRFRTGGLALLCALLGTLCKVGFGQIRYSVLEELDKGSFVGNIAKDLGLEPPELAERGVRIVSRGRTQLFALNIGRGSLVTAGRIDREELCDQSVPCLVKFNILVEDKLKIFEVEIEIKDINDNAPDFLTKELEIKIGELTAPGTQFPLKTAFDADVGVNSLQNYQLSHNNYFSLAMKSISDGTKYPELVLEQALDREEKEVHQVVLVASDGGDPVLSGNLYIQVIVLDANDNPPVFTRSEYQVSVQEDLPVGTQLLTVNATDPDEGFNAQVSYVLDKMPGKIAQIFHLNSVTGEISLLKSLDYEDAMFYEIKVEAQDGPGLLSRAKVLVTVLDVNDNAPEVTITSLTGSIPEEASAGREIALINVHDRDSGQNGQVTIFILGNMPFNLEKSVGQYYRLVTARSLDREQVSEYNITLRATDGGSPPLSTDTYITLHVADINDNPPIFAHSSYSTYIPENNPRGASIFCVTAQDPDSIENAQVNYALVEDTVHGVPLSTYISINSDTGVLYALRSFDYEMVRDLQLLVKASDSGNPPLSSNVSLSLFILDQNDNAPEILYPTLPTDGSTGVELAPRSAELGYLVTKVVAVDRDSGQNAWLSYRLLKASEPGLFAVGLHTGEVRTARALLDRDALKQSLVVGVQDHGRPPLSATVTLTVAIADSIPDMLADLGSISAPAQQDDSDLTLYLVVAVAVVSCVFLAFVIVLLALRLRRWHASRLLQASASGLAGVPASHFVGVDGVRAFLQTYSHEVSLTADSRKSHLIFPQPNYADTLISQESCEKSEPLLVSQDLLESKGDPKLLQQAPPNTDWRFSQGQRPGTSGSQNGDETGTWPNNQFDTEMLQAMILASASEAADGSSTLGGGAGTMGLSARYGPQFTLQHVPDYRQNVYIPGSNATLTSAAGKRDGKTPAGGNGNKKKSGKKEKK